The following nucleotide sequence is from Pseudomonadota bacterium.
GCTATCGATGCCTTGTCTGCCCCGGGTGACGTTGTGCTGGACCCATACATGGGGGGAGGCACAACGATCGTGGAAGCGGTCGTGCAAGGGCGTCGCGCGATCGGATCTGACATCAACTCCTTGTCGGTCTTCCTCACTCGGACCAAAACCACCCCGTTGAGCGAGCGTGATGCTCGGGGCGTTCAATCGTGGTCGACAGCGCTGGTGGAAGGCCTCACATACCACCATCCGCGCGACGAACTCGCAGACTACTTGTCGGATCGGCGAACAAAGAACCTATCGGCGCCCCAGCTGCGAGCGCTGAAGAAAGCTGTGGCGATCGCGCTCAGGGAAGCAGATGGCCTCCCGACCCACAGGGCACGTAACTTTGCCCGTTGTGTCCTATTACGCACGCCGGCGGACGCCAACCTGGTCGGGTCGGCCCCGCGTCGCGTGCTACACGCCGCGGTGGACTGAAGCAGCGAGTCCGTCAATCGGAATGAGTGCGAACCTGACCCCGACGCCAAGACGT
It contains:
- a CDS encoding site-specific DNA-methyltransferase, which gives rise to MSAPGDVVLDPYMGGGTTIVEAVVQGRRAIGSDINSLSVFLTRTKTTPLSERDARGVQSWSTALVEGLTYHHPRDELADYLSDRRTKNLSAPQLRALKKAVAIALREADGLPTHRARNFARCVLLRTPADANLVGSAPRRVLHAAVD